A stretch of Haloprofundus halophilus DNA encodes these proteins:
- a CDS encoding DUF7344 domain-containing protein → MNGPTATNSPEATELDADEWNELFDALAVDRRRTVLLELVERGAPLSVDALAEAVFERHGPGADAPHAESTAGIERLRIELYHVDLPKLAAADLVAFDEETQRASATERTAASAELLDGLR, encoded by the coding sequence ATGAACGGACCGACGGCGACGAACTCCCCCGAAGCGACCGAACTCGACGCGGACGAGTGGAACGAACTGTTCGACGCGCTCGCGGTCGACCGCCGACGGACGGTTCTGCTCGAACTCGTCGAGCGGGGTGCCCCGTTGTCGGTGGACGCGCTGGCAGAGGCCGTCTTCGAGCGGCACGGGCCGGGAGCGGACGCACCGCACGCCGAGTCGACTGCCGGAATCGAGCGCCTCCGAATCGAACTGTACCACGTCGACCTCCCGAAGTTGGCCGCCGCGGACCTCGTCGCGTTCGACGAGGAGACGCAGCGGGCCTCGGCGACCGAGCGGACGGCCGCGAGCGCCGAACTCCTCGACGGGTTGCGATAG
- a CDS encoding DUF7536 family protein, producing the protein MSDVPERPKSGGLVRALSVPQHAKVGVASGVLLALSAYLFRVLELFGPFGGTQQFPLVGPEGWFLLLAFVLATTTAMLVTAALTVVSAYRLAREL; encoded by the coding sequence GTGAGCGACGTTCCTGAGCGACCGAAGTCGGGCGGCCTCGTGCGGGCGCTGTCGGTTCCCCAGCACGCGAAAGTCGGCGTCGCGTCGGGTGTGCTGCTGGCGCTCTCTGCGTATCTCTTCCGAGTACTCGAACTGTTCGGGCCGTTCGGCGGCACCCAGCAGTTCCCGCTCGTCGGCCCGGAGGGGTGGTTTCTCCTGCTGGCGTTCGTGCTCGCGACGACGACGGCGATGCTCGTCACCGCCGCCTTGACCGTCGTCTCGGCGTATCGGTTGGCGCGCGAGCTCTAA
- a CDS encoding DUF7504 family protein, producing MQLKSRGCNLLVTGAVSESVTARATQRLLGSPVEDRKRLVTLTEAPTRGVDARLPIGVSADDADVRVVERRRADRSTAERAGHDVSDGDTELRRLERDISRAIDSFDDGSGFAPSELRLSVDSLGTLSETYETPQVCGFLRRVCDVVEDRKGMGHYHLSLPDDSPRVDQFEHVFDARIELRQREPYGPEQRWHVPGYGTTGWIQI from the coding sequence ATGCAGTTGAAGAGCCGGGGCTGCAATCTCCTCGTCACGGGGGCAGTGTCGGAGTCGGTGACCGCCCGAGCGACCCAGCGACTGCTCGGGTCGCCGGTGGAGGACCGCAAGCGACTCGTGACGCTGACCGAGGCGCCGACGAGAGGCGTCGACGCCCGGCTCCCCATCGGCGTCTCCGCCGACGACGCGGACGTGAGGGTCGTCGAACGTCGGCGCGCCGACCGGTCGACCGCCGAGCGTGCCGGACACGACGTATCGGACGGCGACACGGAGCTCCGCCGTCTCGAACGCGACATCTCGCGCGCCATCGACTCGTTCGACGACGGGAGTGGATTCGCCCCGAGCGAGCTTCGGCTCTCGGTCGATTCGCTGGGGACGCTCTCGGAGACGTACGAGACGCCGCAGGTCTGCGGCTTCCTCCGTCGAGTCTGCGACGTCGTCGAAGACAGGAAGGGGATGGGCCACTACCACCTATCCCTCCCGGACGACAGTCCGCGGGTCGACCAGTTCGAGCACGTGTTCGACGCGCGCATCGAGCTCCGTCAGCGCGAACCGTACGGCCCCGAACAGCGGTGGCACGTCCCGGGCTACGGGACGACGGGGTGGATACAGATATGA
- a CDS encoding helix-turn-helix domain-containing protein, giving the protein MGVVAEFSIPVESFALAETFDRVPDVHVEVDRLATHSREWVLPFLWVSSESESTEVVRETVADDSTVDELTVVGEWASIALYNVHWSESVQQLVDEITDQHGVALSARAHDGKWSLRLRFVDRSIFEDFRTYFDDHDLRFELVRIREMQEPKQREYGLTTPQRETLVTAFEMGYFTVPRKTNITDLADELGVSPNAVSQRLRRANASLVQNTLLLD; this is encoded by the coding sequence ATGGGCGTCGTTGCCGAGTTCTCTATCCCGGTGGAGTCGTTCGCACTCGCAGAGACGTTCGACCGCGTTCCCGACGTACACGTCGAGGTCGACCGTCTCGCAACGCACAGTCGAGAGTGGGTACTGCCGTTCCTCTGGGTGTCCAGCGAGAGCGAGTCGACGGAGGTGGTGCGGGAGACGGTAGCCGACGACTCGACGGTGGACGAACTCACCGTCGTCGGCGAGTGGGCGTCGATCGCGCTCTACAACGTCCACTGGAGCGAGTCAGTCCAGCAGTTGGTCGACGAGATAACCGACCAACACGGTGTCGCCCTCTCGGCGAGGGCCCACGACGGCAAGTGGTCGCTCAGGCTCCGGTTCGTCGACCGGTCGATATTCGAGGACTTCCGGACGTACTTCGACGACCACGACCTTCGGTTCGAGTTGGTGCGCATCCGGGAGATGCAGGAACCGAAACAGCGCGAGTACGGCCTCACGACCCCGCAGCGGGAGACGCTCGTCACCGCGTTCGAGATGGGCTACTTCACGGTTCCGCGGAAGACGAACATCACCGACCTGGCCGACGAACTCGGCGTGTCGCCGAACGCCGTCTCGCAGCGGCTTCGGCGGGCGAACGCGTCGCTCGTACAGAACACGCTGCTTCTCGACTAA
- a CDS encoding caspase family protein, giving the protein MSTLRCVPLNGRDGIRLVDSIENARFELYTPEPVVPRQAGPSAFCFPVGLAVELRTTSLRLPKLAGVIVRTQDGRTVTQSMNRTGLSLDADAYDVEVTTAPMKLFVAVDDAVSIRYGERSTTFEFDGPTRVYVGARSFHERPAGTVVTPDDPEETMRAVSLLGSALKTTTPERSFPTLRGHPPLVERGETFDAPDRLEAPETGVTLVLPPERSAVYASAPLAYYLGATVVPGSEARLDVAGRSFPLAPDGDVERELGRTLRQVFFLDCLTRTEGYYPVDLHERHAVETAFDVAFASLYELPLDEQLAEYLSMPFEDLEPYLPAWNLTTDVRPTAENVEMLPFVANDLSLVRCPDRLSLTPPEPEPRAVTDFFRRATRAPAANGASETLVRGASDAAETEEIVHPRPADTVEHAWVGEGFPLGASKATAASYRRRLERDVSGRTSIDITVVCNDEQMREEGVVAELYGLRDLLQFEIDIRYDLTREELTEVLSRPTNFLHYIGHVDHRGMQCVDGFLDAQELDDVAVESFLLNACSSYKQGEALVERGSYGGVVTLSDVTNTTATKLGQTLARLLNCGFTLRSALTIAQQEVFTANRYIVLGDGGLSLCQNESGVPSVLHLDHKQADDTYEIEIEYYPAKAYDLGSLAKPLISATDKYYLATGSIGKFEVSADETERFLRMERAPVKINGSLRWSDEFCTNRDE; this is encoded by the coding sequence GTGAGCACGCTCCGCTGCGTCCCATTGAACGGGCGGGACGGTATCCGCCTCGTCGACAGTATCGAGAACGCGCGGTTCGAGCTGTACACGCCCGAACCGGTCGTTCCGCGGCAGGCGGGCCCCTCGGCGTTCTGTTTCCCGGTCGGCCTCGCGGTCGAACTTCGCACGACCTCGCTTCGCCTGCCGAAGTTGGCAGGGGTGATCGTACGAACCCAGGACGGACGGACCGTCACGCAGTCGATGAACCGCACCGGCCTCTCGCTCGACGCCGACGCCTACGACGTCGAGGTGACGACGGCACCGATGAAGCTGTTCGTCGCCGTCGACGACGCCGTCTCGATACGCTACGGCGAGCGGAGCACGACGTTCGAGTTCGACGGTCCGACGCGCGTCTACGTCGGCGCACGGTCGTTCCACGAGCGGCCGGCCGGTACCGTCGTGACGCCGGACGACCCCGAGGAGACGATGCGCGCCGTCTCGCTGCTCGGGTCGGCGTTGAAGACGACGACGCCGGAGCGGTCGTTTCCGACGCTTCGGGGCCACCCGCCGCTCGTCGAGCGCGGGGAAACGTTCGACGCCCCCGACCGCCTCGAAGCGCCGGAGACGGGCGTGACGCTCGTTCTTCCCCCGGAGCGCTCGGCGGTGTACGCCAGCGCGCCGCTGGCGTACTACCTCGGAGCCACGGTCGTTCCCGGGTCGGAGGCGCGGCTCGACGTCGCCGGCCGGTCGTTCCCGCTCGCACCCGACGGCGACGTCGAGCGCGAGCTCGGGCGGACGCTCCGGCAGGTGTTCTTTCTGGACTGTCTCACGCGGACGGAGGGGTACTACCCCGTCGACCTCCACGAGCGGCACGCCGTCGAGACGGCGTTCGACGTCGCGTTCGCCTCGCTGTACGAGTTGCCGCTGGACGAACAGCTCGCGGAGTACCTCTCGATGCCGTTCGAGGACCTCGAACCGTACCTTCCGGCGTGGAACCTCACGACGGACGTCCGACCGACCGCGGAGAACGTCGAGATGCTCCCGTTCGTCGCCAACGACCTCTCGTTGGTTCGGTGTCCCGACCGACTGTCGCTCACGCCGCCGGAGCCCGAACCGAGGGCGGTGACGGATTTCTTCCGCCGAGCCACCCGCGCACCGGCCGCGAACGGGGCGAGCGAAACGCTCGTCCGCGGCGCGTCCGACGCGGCGGAAACCGAGGAGATAGTCCACCCGCGACCCGCGGACACGGTCGAACACGCCTGGGTCGGTGAAGGGTTCCCGCTCGGGGCGAGCAAGGCGACGGCGGCGTCGTACCGCCGCCGCCTCGAACGCGACGTCTCCGGACGGACGAGCATCGACATCACCGTCGTCTGCAACGACGAGCAGATGCGCGAGGAAGGAGTCGTCGCCGAGCTGTACGGCCTCAGGGACCTGTTGCAGTTCGAAATCGACATCCGGTACGACCTCACCCGCGAGGAGCTGACCGAGGTGCTCTCGCGGCCGACGAACTTCCTGCACTACATCGGCCACGTCGACCACCGCGGAATGCAGTGCGTCGACGGCTTCCTCGACGCGCAAGAGCTCGACGACGTGGCCGTCGAGTCGTTTCTGCTCAACGCCTGCAGTTCGTACAAGCAGGGCGAGGCGCTGGTCGAACGCGGAAGCTACGGCGGCGTCGTGACGCTCTCGGACGTGACGAACACGACGGCGACGAAACTGGGACAGACGCTGGCGCGGTTGCTGAACTGCGGGTTCACGCTCCGGTCGGCGCTGACGATAGCCCAACAGGAAGTGTTCACCGCGAACCGGTACATCGTCCTCGGCGACGGTGGGTTGTCGCTGTGTCAGAACGAAAGTGGGGTTCCGAGTGTACTCCACCTCGACCACAAGCAGGCTGACGACACGTACGAAATAGAGATAGAGTACTATCCGGCGAAAGCCTACGACTTGGGTTCGCTGGCAAAGCCGCTCATCAGCGCGACCGACAAGTACTATCTGGCGACTGGCTCTATCGGAAAGTTCGAGGTGAGCGCCGACGAAACCGAACGGTTCCTGAGAATGGAGCGGGCGCCAGTGAAAATCAACGGTTCGCTTCGGTGGAGCGACGAGTTCTGTACGAACCGCGACGAGTAA
- a CDS encoding DUF7503 family protein, which produces MSDHPIASYLRDHPRMIGVLFTMTLLLSQAGAVAANHSICINGP; this is translated from the coding sequence ATGAGCGACCACCCAATCGCAAGCTACCTGCGCGACCACCCGCGAATGATCGGCGTCCTGTTCACGATGACCCTCCTGCTCTCGCAGGCGGGAGCCGTGGCGGCGAACCACTCGATCTGCATCAACGGTCCGTGA